The window AGACATTTTTGTGCTTGTACAAGTTTGTGATTGATATATGCTTCAACTAGTTATGTCTTGGTATGAATACAAAGTCGATATACTCTTCCTCTCTTTTGTCATATTCGAATTTTGAGTCCAATTCCATCTTGATTCCGTTGTTGTAGCTTGACAGTGAAAATGTCATGAACATTTAACTGTTCTTCGTCTCATTTGCTTTGATCCGGGGTAGTCTTTGTCCTTTTGGGAACTAGTGATCTTAGCTTTCCGGCTGTTTTCAACAGCATCCTTGTACTTGAGGCGCATTCACCCTGGTTTGGTGTCAGCTTACTTTTGCTTGACTGTGTGAAAATCACAAAGCAAATGAGGACTGGCCAGCAATTGACAACCTTTATCTTCTTGCCAAACCAAACCCAACTCTCTCCTGGCATGAATGCTTTATCAGAGACAGCATGCTTCTTTACCAAAGTAAAAATCTCTGCATCAACTActtttttttgatatattacAAAACAACCAGCATTGTTGATGTTCTTGCATTGCATTTTCAGAGAGCGAGTTTCTGCATCCAAGAATGAGTCAGTCCAAGAAAGCAGCAACGATACTGAGAGAAGAACATCAGCTCTTGTAGCTTCAACCTTCAACCTTAGACAGTCCCAAAGTAGACAATGGAGGATGATTCACGTAACCTGATGAAAAGCCTAGCATGAGTTCTCAATATTTTGGTATAAAAAGAAACCCAAACTATATAGGTTAAAAGATTCTGTTCAGTGACTGAGTTTACAGAGTTGTTGAAACAAAAAGGTTGGTTTCTCACTCTCACTCAGGATTTGGGTTTTGATTGTTGTAGCATGAAGACAAGGCTTTAGTTTTCCTCTTTTACGACCTTTAACCCATTCTAATTCTTCTTTAGTTAGTGTACGTCATTTTCCTCGTCAAAAAACATGTAAGCATTTCAGATAAATTCAATGTAAATCAGCCAGAGAATTGGTGAAAAGCAGCATTATTTCCAACTCAAGGCAGCCGTATATAAAGTGTGGTCTACCCTTATCCATCTATGTCTTGAGCCACAAGGTTTCTCATCCAGTTAGGGTAAATCCATAATGTCAACGCACCACATGATTGGTGTCCAGTAACTGCGCAAACACGGTTCTCTAACCCTTTTACCTCCTTTTCTGATCAATTCGGTCATTGTTATAAACATGTTCCTCGGttaaacaaaaaattcacaTGGACCGGCCTAAACCGTGTTCCAAGGCATTCTATGTGTTCCAAAACATGTTCCTCGGTTAAACAAAAAAGCACTTCTACATACATTCTCGGATTTCATATTTCTAAGGATATGTGGTGTTTGGTGGAAGACAATGCATCCTGTGGACACTAACGAACTCTCCATGGTCTTTCTGTTTTTGCTTGATACTTTTTATGCTTAAGATCTTTGACTCTTCAAGTGGAAACAGTTGGTGCACTACGGCTCTGTTCCAATCTCCTCCGCTTGGCTGCAATAGATCAGTAACCATTAAAGAACTGCCGGATTTGGATGCTGGTCCCATAGGGTTGTTCTTGAGAGGTAGCACTCAGTCACGGTTCGGACCACGTTTTAAAAGATTGACCATCGCCAACAGTCCAACCACAgtcaatatataattattttctctGAATTGATCGGGGTATTACAGAATCGTATGAGTTTGGTTTTCACTGTAATCTCTCTCAAATAAACATCTTTTCACTATTCATGAtaactctgtttttgttttgttcgtGTTGATTACGTAGTTACATATTTGcacatttcatttttttctagtatttttcttttaaagagaGAGAAACAAGCCAAGGTTCATCCAAAGCAATGGACCTAATTAGGCCAAAATTTGTTGTAGCTAGTAAAGTTTGTTAGCGTTTCATCATCTAAATATCCAGAAACAGAAACTGAAAGCAAAATTATACCTGTCAGTGAGAAGGAATCTAAGTACAGCCTGAGAGAGATGAGATTACGAAAATTTGACAAAATAACAAGCACAAGAGTAAAGCTTTCTGAGTGGATTGCAAATTATACAAAAACATTAGACTGcaactaaacaaacaaaaatgaatAGATAGTTTTTAACTGAGGAATTTCAGGCACGGATAGACACAGCATACAAGAGCTTAATGCCACCGTATGAGTGCGAGAGAGGATCAAGTGTGAAGACAGAACCAGACCACTCAATCTTCCCCCAAAGCTCGTGTGGGTGGCGTAACTCCAGGGAAATCTCGGCAGACCAAATCTCCAAAGGCTCAGAGCCTAGAGAGCTAGAGTTCCAGAAGACGACAATGTTCTTGTTCTTATCAGACTTTCTGCAGAGTTTGCTGATATCATATTCGGACAGCTCATCCAAACCCTTCACTTCCTTCCAATCCAACTCATACGGAGAACACCACAGTATTTTCCCGCGGGTGCCACGACAGAACAACAATCCCCCAATCAAACACCAATCGCTTCTGTATCCTGGCTTAGAATCCGCTATTCCGTTCGATATAGTTTCATTACTTGGTGAGAAGGAGAAGCTTTGACCATCCTCATCCACCGCGTAAACCTCATTCTTTTGTATCATCAACACGCTTTGTCGGATACTGAGGGGCATCTTCGGACTAGTAACAGACAAGAACTCCCAGGTTTCGGTCTCTACATCGAACACTTCTGCCCAGTTTGAGGAATCAGCGTCATCCCCGCACCCTCCAAGCACGTATATCTTCCGGTTTATACTGTGTGCCGATGCTGAAGCACGAGCCATCTTCATCAGCGTAACAGAGTGCCAAGTGTGATTGGAACAATCCAAGAAGGAGACATCCGAGGTGGGTTTGCCGTTTACTAGCCCACCAATATTAAACACCCCAAAACTCATCAACACGAAAGAGGACGATGATTCCGGAGGAGCCTTGCAGGATTTTAGATGGATCGGTCTCAGACGACGGTGCACGGGGTTGAGGATAAACCAGCGCGGGGTAGGTTCTGGTAAGACGTGCAACCATACGTAGAGATTTGGCTCGAGACAACCCATCTGGAATCTCAATAGCTGGAAATCAGGGGAAACTATGAGAGATCGGTGTGCCTTGGAGGCCATAGCCAAAGCCGCGAGGTCTACTCTCGATACCTGAGCCAGGCAGTTCATAGCCACTTCTTCAGGCAACGACCATAACCCACACATCTTcgtcttcttattcttcttcttcgttttacAGTGCGATGGCGTTGCTCTCAATTGACAAACCGCCGCAGATCTGCTTTTCATTGATTACCAGAgggatcaatttttttttgttgttggtgagattgttttttttccttACAATGCGTTCAAGCAAGTTTAACTCATTAGTTTGGTCTTGACATGCCTGAcgactatatataaaaatgataatactATCTACACACGTTGTAAGGAAATAGCAAAAAGGAAATAATCCTTTTTAAacacaaattatataataaaaatctatataCACTTTTTAgggaaaacaaaactaaaaggAAATAATGATTTCTTAAAGCACAAACTAGTATATAATACCAGAAAATAAATCGagtaaagttttttttcaacgaaatttaaactttattaatCTTGAAAATGTTGATATGGTACATATATGGATTAACCAAAGAACTACAATGTCAATATACAGAATTTCCGAAAAACATATCATTACATAAGCAAATATATGGCCTAGCCGATAGAATAAGAGAAGTGAATTTGACGATGCTTCCCGAAGTAAAGAGTTATCCGCTAACAGAGTTTTCACTATGTTATTTTCCTTCTTCATGGACGAACTTATTTTGATACGAATTATGTGTGTTTAGCTAGCAACTTCTGGCCAAAACTCTTTATTACACACAGCATAATGAAACCCAATACTTCCGTTAAATGAAATTCCGTTTCTACAAATGGATACCAATGCTTACGTATCCAACACCTTCTAAGAGGGTTTAGCTTTATCCTTCTGGTTTGTTTCCATTTATGTATTGGTTGACTTGTTCACCAATTCTCCAAATACGTATTATGACATTCATAATCCAAGCTTCCATGTCTCTCTGTATGTTGGCTGTATCAGTCTGAGAGAGTCTGAGAGACGCATGTATGGTAAATGACGCCGTTATCTGGTCGTATACGATCATGATCATGGATACTCAGATCATGATTTTGCTTCTACTCTAAAAATATCGAAGCCACTCTTCGACTCTTCAGTTGTCACGTCAATATAATCCATTTCCAAGAATGGGGAACATCCACTGTTAGAGACCTCAGAGAAACTCTCATCCGGTGACTCACTGCAAACATTATTGTGAGATTCACCCCATTGTAGAACGATACGGCGCGACCAAGAGATGATTGATCAAGACGTCTTTCCCATGTCTCTCCTATAAGCGACCCATACTTAAAACTCATCCGGCCATGGCGGTTTAAAGTAACAATGTACCAACTGAAACCAATGATACTCAATGGATAAATCCAGAGTAATAAGAACACTGCACCCAGAAGGTTAACAGAACAACACCGACACAATAACACTGAAAGACAAGAGAAAGTCTAGAAGAATACTCGTTATTTACTTCATCATACATACATTGTTATATATACACAAGTCTCTATCAAGATCTACACATATCTTCTCATATCTTCTCATACTTATCTCTAACTCTCAACAACAATATTCTCTCCAATATTCTCTCTACCGAACATCTCGGTTCTAGACTCCTAAAaccttaacactccccctcaagtcgGAGCATGTGGATTACACACTCCGAACTTGGACAACAAGTAATGAAATGCAGATGTCCCCAAGGCTTTCGTTAGTATATCCGCCAACTGTTCATTTGTTCTCACGTGTCTCTATATGCTTCATACGCTCGTGAAATATCGGGTTCGCTGCAATATAGATAGCTGACTTACTATCACAATACAAGTCCATCGGCTCTTCATGTCTCACGCCAAGATCAGCCAGCAGTCTCTTCAACCACTTCAGTTCTTTCAACGCATCCGACATTGCCCTATATTCAGACTCAGCGGAAGAATGTGACACAGTATCCTGCTTCTTGGTCCTCCATGCCACAGGCGAGTTCCCTAACAGCACCATGTAAGCTGACAATGATCTCCTAGTTTGCGGACATCCACACCAGTCCGAGTCGCAAAATGCGCGAATCTTGAGATCACTATCAGCTCTCAGCAGGATGCCTTGGCCAGGGCTTCCTTTCACATATTTAATAACTCTTATCGC is drawn from Brassica rapa cultivar Chiifu-401-42 chromosome A05, CAAS_Brap_v3.01, whole genome shotgun sequence and contains these coding sequences:
- the LOC103869965 gene encoding F-box/kelch-repeat protein SKIP6-like, yielding MKSRSAAVCQLRATPSHCKTKKKNKKTKMCGLWSLPEEVAMNCLAQVSRVDLAALAMASKAHRSLIVSPDFQLLRFQMGCLEPNLYVWLHVLPEPTPRWFILNPVHRRLRPIHLKSCKAPPESSSSFVLMSFGVFNIGGLVNGKPTSDVSFLDCSNHTWHSVTLMKMARASASAHSINRKIYVLGGCGDDADSSNWAEVFDVETETWEFLSVTSPKMPLSIRQSVLMIQKNEVYAVDEDGQSFSFSPSNETISNGIADSKPGYRSDWCLIGGLLFCRGTRGKILWCSPYELDWKEVKGLDELSEYDISKLCRKSDKNKNIVVFWNSSSLGSEPLEIWSAEISLELRHPHELWGKIEWSGSVFTLDPLSHSYGGIKLLYAVSIRA